In one Nicotiana tomentosiformis chromosome 6, ASM39032v3, whole genome shotgun sequence genomic region, the following are encoded:
- the LOC104119867 gene encoding glucuronoxylan 4-O-methyltransferase 3-like, with the protein MKEHQATSKNKHTMIINKLILSCMFFIFLLYLILRTNSPSFKLNNLPINSSTSSTYNKIPPSLAEALFHYAATNITPQQKHDEISMTFRVLEKKSPCNFLIFGLGFDSLMWSSFNYNGRTIFIEEDKDWIEKITKEVPTKIEAYHYTYETKLDQATELLNIGRREDSCKVVVDPRNSKCPLALKNLPKQVYEIEWDVIMVDAPTGSSFDQPGRMKVIYTAGLLARNKESGETDVFVHDCKRYAEDKFSRSFLCEEYIREEVRYLRHFTIPSYRSGLIKSFCP; encoded by the coding sequence ATGAAAGAACACCAAGCAACATCGAAAAACAAGCACACTATGATTATTAATAAGCTCATATTATCTTGTATGTTCTTCATATTTCTCTTGTATTTGATACTAAGAACAAATTCTCCATCTTTCAAGCTAAACAACCTACCAATAAACTCATCAACTTCCTCAACATACAACAAAATTCCACCATCTCTTGCTGAAGCACTTTTCCACTATGCAGCTACCAATATTACACCCCAACAAAAACACGACGAAATTTCAATGACTTTTAGGGTACTTGAGAAGAAATCACCATGCAATTTCTTGATCTTTGGACTTGGATTTGATAGCTTAATGTGGAGTTCATTCAATTATAATGGACGAACTATCTTTATCGAAGAAGATAAAGATTGGATCGAGAAAATTACTAAAGAAGTACCTACCAAAATAGAAGCTTACCATTATACCTATGAAACTAAACTTGATCAAGCCACTGAACTTCTAAATATTGGTAGAAGGGAAGATTCTTGCAAAGTTGTGGTCGATCCAAGAAATTCTAAGTGTCCACTTGCCTTAAAAAATTTGCCAAAACAAGTGTATGAAATTGAGTGGGATGTGATAATGGTAGATGCACCAACAGGTTCTTCATTTGATCAACCTGGGCGAATGAAAGTGATTTATACTGCTGGATTATTGGCTAGGAATAAAGAAAGTGGAGAAACTGATGTGTTTGTGCATGATTGTAAAAGGTATGCCGAAGATAAATTTTCAAGGAGTTTTCTTTGTGAGGAATATATTAGAGAGGAAGTTCGTTATCTTAGGCACTTCACTATCCCAAGTTATAGAAGTGGTTTGATTAAATCTTTCTGCCCCTGA